The Aethina tumida isolate Nest 87 chromosome 6, icAetTumi1.1, whole genome shotgun sequence genome has a segment encoding these proteins:
- the LOC126265803 gene encoding uncharacterized protein LOC126265803 — protein sequence MLTKYKVEIENFLPCPDNDKLESPLRNVVIRNTNNGKKKLSYDVEFKRPIDKNVGGFGVLEKWGNAGWVTLPFMPFYPDVCNTMMRYFKNTWVSYNKALGVKQPDKCPVPAGKYHVQDYDIDLGDVTVPTWGGKYRMKQMFQLVDSRKTIYCSQHLVNIKEIV from the exons ATGCTGACAAAGTACAAGGTAGAGATAGAAAACTTCCTCCCCTGTCCGGACAACGACAAGCTCGAAAGCCCTTTAAGAAACGTCGTGATAAGGAACACCAACAATGGAAAGAAGAAGTTAAGCTACGACGTCGAGTTTAAACGTCCAATCGACAAAAACGTCGGA GGCTTCGGCGTACTGGAAAAATGGGGCAACGCCGGCTGGGTCACTTTGCCCTTCATGCCCTTCTATCCGGACGTGTGCAACACGATGATGAGGTACTTCAAGAACACCTGGGTCTCGTACAACAAGGCTTTGGGGGTAAAACAGCCGGACAAATGTCCAGTGCCTGCG GGTAAATACCACGTGCAAGACTACGACATAGACTTGGGCGACGTCACTGTGCCCACCTGGGGCGGGAAGTACAGAATGAAGCAGATGTTTCAGCTGGTTGATTCCAGGAAGACCATTTACTGCAGCCAGCACTTGGTCAACATCAAAGAAATTGTCTAG
- the LOC109603167 gene encoding coronin-6 isoform X1, with translation MSFRVVRSSKFRHVYGQALKREQCYDNIRVSKSSWDSTFCAVNPKFLAIIVESAGGGAFIVLPHNKVGRIPADHPLVGGHKGPVLDIAFCPHNDNVIASGSEDCVAKVWHIPDGGLHKTLTEPVVDLIYHQRRVGLVLWHPTALNVLLTAGSDNQVVIWNVGTGEALVEITCHPDIVYSACFNWDGSQLLTTCKDKKIRIINPRTGDVESEALSHEGSKATRAIFLRHGLVFTTGFSKMSERQYSLRTPDALNEPIVMVELDTSNGVMFPLYDPDTNLVYLCGKGDSVIRYFEITAEPPFVHYINTFQTPDPQRGIGMMPKRGCDVTSCEISRFYRLNNSGLCQVITMTVPRKAELFQQDLYPDTLGDTAALSADEWFGGQDAEPILISLKDGYKPPESKAALSVTRRSNVLDKMPPKGGKGATGAAGGGSPVSVSDDKTLQEFADEIRKLKAMIVKHENRIRALEAEVALSKSTTAATDDDDGAGGGDGLQQSQELAADEV, from the exons ATGTCTTTCCGTGTGGTGCGCTCGTCGAAATTCCGACACGTCTACGGCCAGGCCCTGAAAAGGGAGCAGTGCTACGACAACATAAGGGTGTCGAAGAGTTCGTGGGACTCGACCTTTTGCGCCGTCAATCCCAAGTTCCTCGCCATCATCGTCGAGAGCGCCGGCGGCGGCGCCTTCATCGTGCTGCCCCACAACAAG GTGGGCAGAATCCCGGCCGACCATCCACTGGTCGGCGGTCACAAGGGCCCCGTCCTGGACATCGCTTTCTGTCCTCACAACGACAACGTCATAGCTAGCGGTTCGGAGGACTGCGTCGCCAAAGTGTGGCACATTCCCGACGGCGGTCTGCATAAAACCCTCACCGAACCGGTGGTCGATCTCATCTACCATCAGCGGCGCGTCGGCCTGGTACTGTGGCATCCCACCGCCCTCAACGTCCTGCTCACCGCCGGCAGCGACAACCAGGTCGTCATCTGGAACGTCG GAACTGGTGAGGCTCTAGTCGAAATTACGTGCCATCCGGACATCGTGTACAGTGCCTGCTTCAACTGGGACGGCTCCCAGCTGCTGACGACATGCAAGGACAAGAAGATCCGCATTATCAACCCCAGGACCGGCGACGTCGAGTCCGAGGCGTTGTCTCACGAGGGCTCCAAAGCCACCAGGGCCATATTCCTGAGGCACGGCCTCGTCTTCACCACCGGCTTCTCGAAAATGTCCGAGAGGCAGTACAGTTTGCGGACGCCGGACGCCCTGAACGAGCCCATCGTCATGGTCGAACTGGACACGTCCAACGGCGTCATGTTCCCGCTCTACGATCCCGACACCAATCTGGTTTACTTGTGTGGAAAGGGTGACTCGGTCATCAG GTACTTTGAAATAACTGCGGAACCACCGTTCGTTCACTACATCAACACCTTCCAGACGCCAGATCCCCAAAGAGGCATCGGCATGATGCCGAAGAGAGGCTGTGACGTCACCTCGTGCGAGATCTCCAGGTTCTACAGGCTCAACAACTCGGGTCTCTGTCAG GTGATAACGATGACGGTGCCCAGGAAGGCGGAACTCTTCCAGCAGGATCTCTATCCGGACACGCTGGGCGACACGGCCGCCCTGAGTGCGGACGAATGGTTCGGCGGCCAGGACGCCGAGCCCATATTGATCTCGTTGAAGGACGGCTACAAGCCGCCCGAGTCGAAGGCCGCCCTGTCGGTCACGCGCAGGAGCAACGTGCTCGACAAGATGCCGCCCAAGGGCGGCAAGGGTGCGACTGGTGCGGCTGGAGGTGGCTCTCCCGTCTCGGTAAGCGAT GATAAGACGTTGCAGGAGTTCGCCGACGAGATCCGCAAGCTGAAGGCGATGATTGTCAAGCACGAGAACCGCATCCGAGCCTTGGAGGCGGAGGTGGCGCTCAGCAAGTCGACCACGGCAGCGACGGATGACGACGACGGCGCGGGCGGCGGCGACGGCCTGCAACAGTCGCAGGAGCTGGCCGCCGACGAGGTCTAG
- the LOC109603167 gene encoding coronin-6 isoform X2 has translation MSFRVVRSSKFRHVYGQALKREQCYDNIRVSKSSWDSTFCAVNPKFLAIIVESAGGGAFIVLPHNKVGRIPADHPLVGGHKGPVLDIAFCPHNDNVIASGSEDCVAKVWHIPDGGLHKTLTEPVVDLIYHQRRVGLVLWHPTALNVLLTAGSDNQVVIWNVGTGEALVEITCHPDIVYSACFNWDGSQLLTTCKDKKIRIINPRTGDVESEALSHEGSKATRAIFLRHGLVFTTGFSKMSERQYSLRTPDALNEPIVMVELDTSNGVMFPLYDPDTNLVYLCGKGDSVIRYFEITAEPPFVHYINTFQTPDPQRGIGMMPKRGCDVTSCEISRFYRLNNSGLCQVITMTVPRKAELFQQDLYPDTLGDTAALSADEWFGGQDAEPILISLKDGYKPPESKAALSVTRRSNVLDKMPPKGGKGATGAAGGGSPVSDKTLQEFADEIRKLKAMIVKHENRIRALEAEVALSKSTTAATDDDDGAGGGDGLQQSQELAADEV, from the exons ATGTCTTTCCGTGTGGTGCGCTCGTCGAAATTCCGACACGTCTACGGCCAGGCCCTGAAAAGGGAGCAGTGCTACGACAACATAAGGGTGTCGAAGAGTTCGTGGGACTCGACCTTTTGCGCCGTCAATCCCAAGTTCCTCGCCATCATCGTCGAGAGCGCCGGCGGCGGCGCCTTCATCGTGCTGCCCCACAACAAG GTGGGCAGAATCCCGGCCGACCATCCACTGGTCGGCGGTCACAAGGGCCCCGTCCTGGACATCGCTTTCTGTCCTCACAACGACAACGTCATAGCTAGCGGTTCGGAGGACTGCGTCGCCAAAGTGTGGCACATTCCCGACGGCGGTCTGCATAAAACCCTCACCGAACCGGTGGTCGATCTCATCTACCATCAGCGGCGCGTCGGCCTGGTACTGTGGCATCCCACCGCCCTCAACGTCCTGCTCACCGCCGGCAGCGACAACCAGGTCGTCATCTGGAACGTCG GAACTGGTGAGGCTCTAGTCGAAATTACGTGCCATCCGGACATCGTGTACAGTGCCTGCTTCAACTGGGACGGCTCCCAGCTGCTGACGACATGCAAGGACAAGAAGATCCGCATTATCAACCCCAGGACCGGCGACGTCGAGTCCGAGGCGTTGTCTCACGAGGGCTCCAAAGCCACCAGGGCCATATTCCTGAGGCACGGCCTCGTCTTCACCACCGGCTTCTCGAAAATGTCCGAGAGGCAGTACAGTTTGCGGACGCCGGACGCCCTGAACGAGCCCATCGTCATGGTCGAACTGGACACGTCCAACGGCGTCATGTTCCCGCTCTACGATCCCGACACCAATCTGGTTTACTTGTGTGGAAAGGGTGACTCGGTCATCAG GTACTTTGAAATAACTGCGGAACCACCGTTCGTTCACTACATCAACACCTTCCAGACGCCAGATCCCCAAAGAGGCATCGGCATGATGCCGAAGAGAGGCTGTGACGTCACCTCGTGCGAGATCTCCAGGTTCTACAGGCTCAACAACTCGGGTCTCTGTCAG GTGATAACGATGACGGTGCCCAGGAAGGCGGAACTCTTCCAGCAGGATCTCTATCCGGACACGCTGGGCGACACGGCCGCCCTGAGTGCGGACGAATGGTTCGGCGGCCAGGACGCCGAGCCCATATTGATCTCGTTGAAGGACGGCTACAAGCCGCCCGAGTCGAAGGCCGCCCTGTCGGTCACGCGCAGGAGCAACGTGCTCGACAAGATGCCGCCCAAGGGCGGCAAGGGTGCGACTGGTGCGGCTGGAGGTGGCTCTCCCGTCTCG GATAAGACGTTGCAGGAGTTCGCCGACGAGATCCGCAAGCTGAAGGCGATGATTGTCAAGCACGAGAACCGCATCCGAGCCTTGGAGGCGGAGGTGGCGCTCAGCAAGTCGACCACGGCAGCGACGGATGACGACGACGGCGCGGGCGGCGGCGACGGCCTGCAACAGTCGCAGGAGCTGGCCGCCGACGAGGTCTAG